The following proteins are encoded in a genomic region of Catellatospora sp. TT07R-123:
- a CDS encoding GNAT family N-acetyltransferase, translating into MIRIRAVVAADEPRWRELWDAYTRFYEREPVEAVTRHTWARILDPAAPVHAVVAEDPKQGVVGIANYLIHESTSMLTPVCYLQDLFVDPAARSGGVGRLLINALRAEVEANGWATLYWQTKEDNHRARALYDSYTPHSGFLRYVLRNETP; encoded by the coding sequence ATGATCAGGATTCGGGCGGTGGTGGCGGCGGACGAGCCGCGATGGCGGGAGTTGTGGGACGCGTACACGCGGTTCTACGAGCGTGAGCCGGTGGAGGCGGTCACGCGGCACACCTGGGCGCGCATCCTCGACCCGGCCGCGCCGGTCCACGCCGTCGTGGCCGAGGATCCGAAGCAGGGCGTCGTGGGCATCGCGAACTACCTGATCCACGAGAGCACGTCCATGCTGACGCCCGTCTGCTACCTGCAGGACCTGTTCGTCGATCCGGCCGCCCGGTCGGGGGGCGTCGGCCGGCTGCTCATCAATGCGCTGCGGGCCGAGGTCGAGGCCAACGGCTGGGCCACGCTGTACTGGCAGACCAAGGAGGACAACCACCGCGCCCGCGCCCTGTACGACAGCTACACGCCGCACAGCGGCTTCCTGCGCTACGTGCTGCGCAACGAGACGCCCTGA
- a CDS encoding sterol desaturase family protein gives MHELAAYVADLPLWAAVLICLAENTLILVVGVALGTAVLRLKTVVRLLPDPGRAEPLQWWLAAGSVVLNTAITVVGWKLWTLGVIRFDLDAGWRIVVDLLVLVLAMDFASYLGHALAHVRWLYPLGHRMHHRFVDARPITLFALHPGEVIGFGALWLLMLSVVPLSVWALVGYTVINLVFGIFGHLGVEPLPLRWRRSRLFAIVATPTMHAMHHLNPARNLGFYTTIWDRLFGTLDDAYDPTRTSAT, from the coding sequence ATGCACGAGCTCGCCGCGTACGTCGCAGACCTGCCGTTGTGGGCCGCCGTCCTGATCTGTCTGGCCGAGAACACGCTGATCCTCGTGGTCGGCGTGGCGCTCGGCACGGCGGTGCTGCGGCTCAAGACCGTGGTGCGGCTGCTGCCCGACCCCGGCCGGGCCGAGCCCCTGCAATGGTGGCTGGCGGCCGGTTCGGTGGTGCTCAACACGGCGATCACCGTGGTCGGCTGGAAGCTGTGGACCCTCGGCGTGATCCGGTTCGACCTCGACGCCGGCTGGCGCATCGTGGTGGACCTGCTGGTCCTGGTGCTCGCCATGGACTTCGCCTCGTACCTCGGCCACGCCCTGGCCCACGTGCGGTGGCTGTACCCGCTGGGGCACCGGATGCACCACCGGTTCGTGGACGCGCGGCCGATCACGCTGTTCGCGCTGCATCCGGGCGAGGTGATCGGGTTCGGGGCGCTGTGGCTGTTGATGCTGTCGGTCGTGCCGCTGAGCGTGTGGGCGCTGGTGGGCTATACCGTGATCAATCTGGTCTTCGGGATCTTCGGCCACCTCGGCGTCGAGCCGCTGCCGCTGCGCTGGCGGCGCTCGCGCCTGTTCGCGATCGTCGCGACCCCGACCATGCACGCCATGCACCACCTCAACCCGGCCCGCAACCTGGGCTTCTACACCACCATCTGGGACCGCCTCTTCGGCACCCTCGACGACGCCTACGACCCCACCCGCACCAGCGCCACCTGA